One Longimicrobium terrae genomic region harbors:
- the polA gene encoding DNA polymerase I: protein MEKPEKTRERLYLIDGYALIYRAFFALISRPLVSSRGENTSAAFGVARFLIKIIDQHQPDYLGMVFDAGDSERVEMYPQYKATREKMPDELALSIPRIRQLVEAFRIPVLELQGYEADDVIGTLAGKAVDAGLEAVIVSGDKDFYQLIRPHVCLLNPGRGGPTAVEEEWVDERNAHERLGVAPKHVVDYLGLIGDSSDNVPGVSGIGPKTAIQLIEQYGSIEDIIAHTAEIKSKRAREALEAFADSARLSRRLVTIREDLAVDLDTEALRVREPDRVALKDLFLDLEFNTLAREFAAAHPTAPADAGDGAEAAPNRLAGDYRLLSTTEEVHALVAQAREAGRFAVDTETDSKDPMRATLCGISIGVVVGEAFYLPFRHRTRGPDQGELLGDATPDADAGVRNLPDLHSPEMQPLLDLLEDETIEKVGQNLKYDFLVFRREGIDLRGIAFDTMVASYILEPGRREHGMDSLALQHLDHRTITYEEVAGKGKAQIPFAEVELETACNYAAEDADITLRLADKFGPEMQALELDHLFRDVELPLVHVLAEMEYNGIRIDEPFFARMSEELRATQSQLEREIYAEAGEEFNIGSTPQLREILFGKLGLPVIKKTKTGASTDVDVLQALAAQGHRLPTLLMQYRQVDKLRGTYVDALPLMVNPETGRIHTSFNQTVAATGRLSSTDPNLQNIPIRTEMGAEIRRGFIPAEGNVFVSADYSQIELRILAHYSGDEAFVTAFRSGADIHRQTAALIFEVPVESVTKEMRDRAKTVNFGIIYGQGPFSLAQQLGISQAEAKAFIEAYFERFPGVRRYLDEQIELARTRGYVETLTGRRRYIPEIQSRNWNVRAFGERAATNAPIQGSSADLIKIAMIRIQNDIAAGMVPAKMLLQVHDELLFETPIGTEDAVREFVRERMEGAATLNVPLKVAGGVGSSWFETK from the coding sequence GTGGAAAAGCCCGAAAAGACTCGCGAGCGCCTGTACCTGATCGACGGATACGCGTTGATCTACCGCGCGTTCTTCGCCCTGATCTCGCGCCCGCTGGTGTCGTCGCGCGGCGAGAACACCTCGGCGGCGTTCGGGGTGGCGCGCTTTCTCATCAAGATCATCGACCAGCACCAGCCGGACTACCTGGGGATGGTCTTTGACGCGGGCGACAGCGAGCGCGTGGAAATGTACCCCCAGTACAAGGCCACGCGCGAAAAGATGCCGGATGAACTGGCGCTCAGCATTCCCCGTATCCGCCAGCTCGTGGAGGCGTTCCGCATTCCCGTGCTGGAGCTTCAGGGCTACGAGGCCGACGACGTGATCGGCACGCTGGCCGGCAAGGCGGTGGATGCGGGGCTGGAGGCCGTCATCGTCAGCGGCGACAAGGACTTCTACCAGCTCATCCGCCCGCACGTGTGCCTGCTCAACCCCGGCCGCGGCGGCCCGACGGCGGTGGAAGAGGAGTGGGTGGATGAGCGGAACGCGCACGAACGGCTGGGCGTCGCGCCGAAGCACGTGGTGGACTACCTGGGCCTGATCGGCGATAGCAGCGACAACGTCCCTGGCGTCAGCGGCATCGGCCCCAAGACGGCCATTCAGCTGATCGAGCAGTACGGGTCTATCGAAGACATCATCGCGCACACAGCGGAGATCAAGAGCAAGCGGGCCCGCGAGGCGCTGGAGGCGTTCGCGGACAGCGCTCGCCTTTCCCGCCGTCTGGTCACCATCCGCGAAGATCTGGCGGTGGATCTGGATACGGAGGCGCTGCGGGTGCGCGAGCCGGACCGCGTGGCGCTCAAGGACCTGTTCCTGGACCTGGAGTTCAACACGCTGGCCCGCGAGTTCGCCGCGGCTCATCCCACGGCTCCGGCGGATGCGGGCGACGGCGCAGAGGCCGCGCCCAACCGGCTGGCCGGCGACTACCGCCTGCTCAGCACCACGGAAGAGGTGCATGCGCTGGTGGCCCAGGCGCGCGAGGCCGGCCGGTTCGCGGTCGATACGGAAACGGACAGCAAGGATCCCATGCGGGCCACGCTGTGCGGCATCTCCATCGGCGTGGTGGTGGGGGAGGCGTTCTACCTCCCCTTCCGCCACCGCACGCGCGGCCCGGACCAGGGCGAACTGCTGGGCGACGCCACGCCGGACGCGGATGCCGGCGTGCGCAACCTGCCGGACCTGCACTCGCCGGAGATGCAGCCGCTGCTCGATCTTCTCGAGGATGAGACGATTGAAAAGGTGGGGCAGAACCTGAAGTACGACTTTCTCGTTTTCCGCCGTGAGGGAATCGACCTGCGGGGGATCGCGTTCGATACGATGGTGGCCAGCTACATCCTGGAGCCGGGCCGGCGCGAGCACGGGATGGACTCGCTCGCGCTCCAGCACCTGGACCACCGCACGATCACGTACGAAGAGGTCGCCGGAAAGGGCAAGGCGCAGATCCCCTTTGCCGAGGTGGAGCTGGAGACGGCGTGCAACTACGCCGCGGAGGACGCCGACATCACCCTGCGCCTGGCCGACAAGTTCGGGCCGGAGATGCAGGCGCTGGAGCTGGATCACCTGTTCCGCGACGTGGAGCTTCCGCTCGTCCACGTGCTCGCGGAAATGGAATACAACGGCATCCGCATCGACGAGCCGTTCTTCGCCCGGATGAGCGAGGAACTGCGCGCCACGCAGAGCCAGCTGGAGCGCGAGATCTACGCGGAAGCCGGTGAGGAGTTCAACATCGGCAGCACGCCGCAGCTGCGAGAGATCCTGTTCGGCAAGCTGGGGCTGCCCGTCATCAAGAAGACCAAGACGGGCGCGTCGACGGACGTGGACGTGCTGCAGGCGCTGGCGGCGCAGGGCCACCGTCTGCCCACGCTGCTGATGCAGTACCGGCAGGTAGACAAGCTGCGCGGCACCTATGTGGACGCGCTCCCGCTGATGGTGAACCCCGAGACGGGGCGCATCCACACCTCGTTCAACCAGACCGTAGCCGCCACCGGCCGTCTGTCATCGACCGACCCCAACCTGCAGAACATTCCCATCCGGACGGAGATGGGCGCGGAAATCCGCCGCGGCTTCATCCCCGCGGAGGGCAACGTCTTCGTGTCGGCGGACTACAGCCAGATCGAGCTGCGCATTCTGGCGCACTACTCCGGCGACGAGGCGTTCGTGACCGCCTTCCGATCCGGCGCCGACATCCACCGGCAGACGGCGGCCCTCATCTTCGAGGTGCCGGTGGAATCCGTCACCAAGGAGATGCGCGACCGCGCCAAGACGGTGAACTTCGGCATCATCTACGGGCAGGGGCCGTTCTCGCTGGCGCAGCAGCTGGGGATCAGCCAGGCGGAGGCCAAGGCGTTCATCGAGGCGTACTTCGAGCGGTTCCCCGGCGTGCGGCGGTACCTGGACGAGCAGATCGAACTCGCCCGGACGCGCGGGTACGTCGAGACGCTCACGGGGCGGCGGCGGTACATTCCCGAGATCCAGTCGCGCAACTGGAATGTGCGGGCGTTCGGCGAGCGAGCGGCCACCAACGCGCCCATCCAGGGCTCGTCGGCGGACCTCATCAAAATCGCCATGATCCGCATTCAGAACGACATCGCGGCGGGGATGGTGCCCGCCAAGATGCTGCTGCAGGTGCACGACGAACTTCTGTTCGAGACGCCGATCGGCACCGAGGACGCT